A region from the Acyrthosiphon pisum isolate AL4f chromosome A1, pea_aphid_22Mar2018_4r6ur, whole genome shotgun sequence genome encodes:
- the LOC100576023 gene encoding uncharacterized protein LOC100576023 — protein MLKTCYGLCSLRTGVKCVAFYELICTILFFLSVFVYETFSKIHLFHDDVDIYYFLQSCIIIITLLKLFGSVSLMQSTFQNAPSKIFIWIVIACIVYLTAFIVSIKMYIHKVHRNKLIAKSADSVSQLECHLLLAFILINFLSIVEIHVVASYYRQEKHLEEVEQCTRTHAAVLSSMKTHGDLENMFIYDVSRALPINRSSASEVDTLIFTSFKGVPV, from the exons ATGCTCAAGACGTGTTACGGTTTGTGTTCCCTGCGCACTGGAGTAAAATGTGTAGCGTTTTACGAACTG atTTGTACAATCTTGTTCTTTTTAAGTGTTTTCGTGTACGAAACGTTTAGTAAAATTCATCTATTTCACG atgatgttgacatttattattttctacagtcatgcataataataattactctgTTAAAACTATTCGGCAGCGTGTCTTTGATGCAATCTACGTTTCAG aACGCCCCGTCAAAGATATTTATTTGGATTGTGATCGCTTGCATCGTTTACCTTACTGCATTTATCGTTTCGATTAAGATGTACATCCACAAAGTGCATCGCAATAAGCTCATCGCCAAATCCGCAGACTCCGTAAGCCAGCTGGAATGCCATCTTCTACTCgcttttattttgataaact TTCTCTCTATTGTTGAGATTCATGTCGTCGCGTCTTACTACCGTCAAGAGAAACATTTGGAGGAAGTTGAACAGTGTACGAGAACGCACGCCGCCGTACTATCGTCAATGAAAACTCATGGAGACTTGGAAAATATGTTCATCTACGACGTCTCGCGGGCTCTCCCGATCAACAGGTCTTCTGCTTCAGAGGTGGACACATTGATTTTCACTTCTTTTAAAGGGGTGCCGGTTTGA
- the LOC100161015 gene encoding uncharacterized protein LOC100161015, with protein MVSSCFGLPLRTGTSIIAIINSIASICYIVYYFWEYTVSHEPLSENQILFSSRNEALAQATDEVFLNYVTLVFMLVGFTSLFASFGLKQATLHNAAHKIYLWLLISCVQFGTAVTIEIVVLFKHTIFVRYHIPGFLLCFVIIDAALVYQILVVQSFYTEEKLVEETNYSRLRSDLTSQIEQHDEEEFQNVDL; from the exons atggtTTCTTCGTGCTTTGGATTGCCGCTGCGGACAGGAACAAGTATTATAGCAATTATCAATTCA attgcaTCGATTTGTTATATTGTCTATTACTTTTGGGAATATACCGTAAGTCATGAACCCCTATCGGAAAACCAAATATTGTTCAGCAGTCGAAATGAAGCCTTAGCACAAGCTACAGAcg AAGTGTTTTTGAATTACGTCACATTAGTTTTTATGCTCGTCGGATTTACTTCACTATTCGCGAGTTTTGGCCTGAAACAAGCAACATTGCAT aatgctGCTCACAAGATTTATCTGTGGCTTTTGATTAGCTGTGTCCAATTCGGTACAGCTGTCACCATTGAGATTGTTGTGTTATTTAAACACACAATTTTTGTCCGATATCATATACCCGGATTCTTATTATGCTTTGTGATTATTGacg ctgcTTTAGTGTACCAGATTTTAGTAGTACAGTCTTTCTATACAGAAGAGAAATTAGTCGAAGAGACCAATTACAGTAGACTGCGTTCGGATTTGACATCACAAATTGAACAACACGACGAAGAAGAATTTCAAAATGTAGATCtttaa
- the Mad2 gene encoding mitotic spindle assembly checkpoint protein MAD2: protein MATKQQSQNAITLKGSAKLVMDYLNFGINSILFQRGIYPPESFKTEEHFGLSILVSTDSKIQQFLQPVLNQMKDWLLEQKIQKMSMVISNVNTKEVMERWDFKLQYEGSGDSNPDSVGNKELTTIQKEIRDVLRQICSTVSFLPLLDCPCAFDLQIYTKPDVDVPQEWSETAPSYIANSQELQLRSFSTSLHRMDTVVSYKADF, encoded by the exons ATGGCTACCAAACAACAGAGCCAAAACGCCATCACTCTTAAAGGATCTGCAAAATTGGTCATGGACTATTTAa ATTTTGGAATAAACAGTATTCTTTTTCAACGGGGAATATACCCACCAGAATCGTTCAAAACAGAAGAACATTTTGGTCTGTCGATTCTTGTGTCAACCGATAGTAAAATTCAACAGTTCCTACAACCCGTTCTCAACCAAATGAaag attggcTGTTagaacaaaaaattcaaaagatGTCAATGGTTATATCCAATGTTAACACCAAAGAAGTGATGGAACGGTGGGATTTCAAATTGCAGTATGAAGGATCTGGTGATTCAAACCCAGATTCAGTTGGAAATAAAGAGCTAACAACAATCCAAAAAGAAATTAGAGACGTACTCAGACAAATTTGTTCTACTGTTAGTTTTTTACCTTTACTTGACTGTCCATGTGCTTTCGATTTGCAAATATACACTAAACCTGATGTAGATGTACCACAAGAATGGTCTGAAACAGCTCCTAGTTATATTGCTAATTCTCAAGAGTTACAGTTACGATCATTTTCAACTTCATTGCATAGAATGGATACTGTTGTGAGTTATAAAGCAGACTTTTAA
- the LOC100575840 gene encoding uncharacterized protein LOC100575840: MPKSCFGCCSIRHGVSCIYIFNIFMTTSIIMNDFLYRLSNYYQYYQHASSENSTSLTFTTDNYFDEHINLTLHYNSTVKDSFPKIKWTPLLSEIFMDYIFIIKLAWGVMEFYLNISLKQSTYTVSPEKIYAWLVIYYFNLCSGIIFLFIINLTVSYIGEFEYFMCLLQIIIIMVEIYIVQSYYKQQKLAAISDFVYLKWKYIPKSQSDENRSAVKIIPENPLDQTDDQSGYIPIFVRDLRRANS, encoded by the exons ATGCCAAAATCGTGTTTTGGGTGTTGTTCTATTCGTCATGGCGTTagttgtatttacatttttaacata tttatgacCACATCCATAATAATGAACGATTTCTTATACCGCTTGTCaaactattatcaatattatcagcATGCCAGCTCTGAAAATTCTACATCACTAACATTCACTactgataattattttgatgaacacattaatttaacattacattacaattctACGGTCAAAGACTCTTTTCCTAAAATAAAATGGACGCCTCTCCTGagtg AAATTTTTATGGATtacatatttatcataaaattggCATGGGGTGTGATGGAATTCTATTTAAACATTAGCCTGAAACAATCAACATACACT GTTTCTCCAGAAAAGATTTATGCTTGGTtggtgatttattattttaacttatgctcaggaataatttttctattcatCATCAACTTGACTGTATCGTATATTGGAGAGTTCgaatattttatg TGTCTcctccaaataataattattatggtagaAATCTACATTGTGCAATCGTATTACAAACAACAGAAGTTGGCTGCCATCAGTGATTTCGTTTacttaaaatggaaatatatacCAAAGTCTCAATCAGATGAAAATAGATCGGCGGTGAAAATAATACCAGAAAATCCGCTTGATCAAACAGATGACCAATCCGGTTACATCCCGATATTTGTGAGAGACTTGCGCCGCGcaaattcttaa
- the LOC100568493 gene encoding endothelin-converting enzyme homolog, with translation MDVENVTLDFETELIQISNIEYFEALFELISTYKNQSIINIWWEVVVTLMPYTTNEMRFIQDRFYYETTGLENNPSRSLYCANAVNSMMGMAVSRLLLEIEPLNNNMKMVDEMIKNIHWAFEKIVKELDWMDDTTKQRTLYKAQQMQTLIGFPEFINDSFELDQYYSEFEVIENDYFANVILYVQQDLNTSLVGLRQLNDYTINSWASDPLEVNAYNWIQANAITIPAGILRFPFFGHDLQVLNYGFLGSILGHELTHGFDNTGRKFDSDGNENMWWTNRTIEEYEKRSDCFVHHYESYLVPDIEEKISGKMTLDENIADNGGLREALLAYRKFVEEFGEEPKLPGFEQYSNEQMYYLAFANNWCEATTRESLSKSILDEHSPNNIRVIAGLTNSDEFSQVWKCEKGSKMHPQNDKCKIW, from the exons ATGGACGTGGAGAATGTAACATTGGATTTTGAAActgaattaattcaaatatctaatattgaatattttgaagCTCTATTCGAATTAATCAGTACATATAAAAACCAATCAA TCATCAATATATGGTGGGAAGTGGTTGTCACTCTTATGCCATACACTACAAATGAGATGCGATTCATACAAGATAGATTTTACTATGAAACAACCGGTTTAGAAAATAACCCTTCAAGATCACTCTATTGTGCAAATGCTGTAAACTCGATGATGGGAATGGCTGTTTCAcgtttattattagaaatagaaccattaaataataatatgaagatg GTGGATgagatgattaaaaatattcattgggCGTTCGAAAAAATAGTCAAAGAGTTAGATTGGATGGATGACACGACCAAACAGAGGACACTATACAAGGCACAGCAAATGCAAACGTTAATCGGTTTTCCTGAATTCATAAATGACTCGTTTGAACTCGATCAATACTATTCTGaa TTTGAAGTAATAGAAAATGACTATTTTGCCAACGTTATACTTTATGTTCAACAAGACTTGAACACCTCTTTGGTAGGACTTAGGCAATTAAATGATTACACAATAAACTC ttgggCATCAGATCCTTTAGAAGTTAATGCGTACAATTGGATCCAAGCAAATGCAATAA CCATTCCAGCCGGTATATTACGATTTCCTTTCTTTGGACATGATTTGCA GGTGCTCAACTATGGTTTTCTTGGTTCCATACTGGGCCATGAACTTACACATGGTTTTGATAACACTGGCCGAAAGTTTGATTCCGATGGGAATGAGAATATGTGGTGGACTAATCGCACTATAGAGGAGTATGAAAAACGTAGCGACTGTTTCGTTCATCATTATGAATCTTATTTAGTACCTGACATTGAAGAAAag ataaGTGGTAAAATGACATTGGATGAAAATATTGCTGACAATGGTGGATTGAGAGAAGCGCTTTTGGCATATAGAAAATTTGTTGAAGAATTCGGTGAAGAACCTAAACTACCTGGATTTGAACAGTACAGTAAtgaacaaatgtattatttagctTTTGCAAAT aattgGTGTGAAGCAACAACACGTGAATCGTTATCGAAAAGCATATTAGATGAGCACAGTCCAAATAACATACGAGTGATTGCAGGACTGACCAATTCAGATGAATTTAGCCAAGTATGGAAATGTGAAAAAGGTTCAAAAATGCATCCACAGAATGATAAATGTAAGATATGGTAA
- the LOC100575754 gene encoding uncharacterized protein LOC100575754 isoform X2, with product MSGIYMDYIFIMAVSWIVLEFISNCCLKQSTFKRAPQKIYQWLVIYYANLLFMVLNLVHYTISMMRHSILVYTFSIMIEQNFGHFFMKLIYIAIISFEIAIIHSYYINEKKNMLNDIIQLKWKYVSRGEVVSKGVDYSSSSAFNERTSGQTQEGSRIPPYITNIKQN from the exons ATGAGCG GAATATACATGGATTACATATTCATAATGGCAGTCAGTTGGATCGTTTTGGAATTCATCTCGAATTGTTGTCTCAAGCAATCCACCTTCAaa CGTGCTCCTCAAAAAATCTACCAGTGGCTAGTAATTTATTACGCGAATTTGTTGTTTATGGTATTGAATTTGGTCCATTATACAATATCGATGATGAGACATTCAATTctagtatatacattttctataatgaTAGAACAaaattttggacattttttcATG aaACTGATATACATAGCTATTATAAGTTTTGAGATCGCTATAATCCACTCGTactatattaatgaaaaaaaaaatatgctgaaTGACATCATACAACTCAAATGGAAATACGTATCACGAGGAGAAGTGGTATCCAAAGGTGTCGATTATTCTTCATCGTCAGCTTTCAATGAAAGAACATCTGGCCAAACCCAAGAAGGATCTAGAATACCGCCTTACATAACCAATATCAAACAGAATTAA